From the Mya arenaria isolate MELC-2E11 chromosome 17, ASM2691426v1 genome, the window AGCACCATCACCTGTTGCGTCTCCCTGGTCACAAGGTCCCATCAGTACAACACCATCACCTGTACCGCCTCCCTGGTGACCAGGTCACATCAGTACAGCACCATCACCTGTACCGCCTCCCTGGTGACCAGGTCCCATCAGTACAACACCATCACCTGTAGCGCCTCCCTGGTGACCAGGTCCCATCAGTACAACACCATCACCTGTACCGCCTCCCTGGTGACCAGGTCCCATCAGTACAACACCATCACCTGTACCGCCTCCCTGGTGACCAGGTCACATCAGTACAGCACCATCACCTGTACCGCCTCCCTGGTGACCAGGTCCCATCAGTACAACACCATCAACTTTAGCGCCTCCCTGGTGACCAGGTCCCATCAGTACAACACCATCACCTGTACCGCCTCCCTGGTGACCAGGTCCCATCAGTATAACACCATCACCTGTAACGCCTCGCTGGTTATAAAGGTTGACTGATAATGACGAGTTAACTCACTTACCATTATACAAATTGTTCATAAGTCTGTTTTGACTGTTTAGCTCATAAATGGAGGCGTGAATGCTGTAAGAAGCttttatatatcaacatatttcCTACGCAGTGATATTCCTTTAAGCATTGAGACAACCCCTGCCAACACgtgtgattttgttttatttcatctcATTGCTTTGTTTAACTATATTAAGAATTGAATTTTTCATTTCCccaaaaatgattaaaattaaatacgctttaaaatgatgaaagatGTAACGTGATTTTATAATTGACGGCTGTAATAACTGTACGGTAAAGGGGAGCAACCGTTGCGCGGAGCTTGCTGTTCAATTTGCCAATCACGGTCGTAAGGGCCATTGTTGATTAGCGTATGTATTGTGCAGACGTCATTTATTTCTCCGACTGAGGCGGGCTTAGAGATTTAAGGTTTTTTACATAATAAAGAGAAACAAATAAACCTGTTCGTACAATAGGATGCATATCTACGTATTGTTGTACTGTCACAGAGTGATTTTCACGCTCGTCTTATAGAAAGCAAAtcctaaatataaataaatgcgTAAATGAGAATTACGCCTAAATATGGATTTGTACACGTGTTCAACTTATGCCTGTTTTGTATTCCCttgtaaattatattgaatattgagaatgtctatataaatattgctttgTTTGCAAGGATACATTATGCTGTATAGATTTGTATTCACGTGTAAATcatgttgaatatgtttttgcattcaAGTCTAAAATACCTATTTGAcctattttgaatattgatttgTATTCAAGTGTAAATAATGTGACACTGGCATTGGATTTtcaacagaaataaataaaaaaaaaatagtttctataTATGTGAGGATGTATAGACAGtacaaaaatcatgtttattaagaaaacaaatgaaatttgttTGACATCGTTATCTTTAGTTTGGAATTATATGAtaagttttttataaaaaaaaaagtttgaaagtcAGGGGTCAGTGGTATGATTATgtaaaatttgatttgtttcaattgtaaattatgcttgtataaatattgatatgtatTCTAACGAAAAATATGCCTGTTTTGTCATGTTCTTTATTGTAGTATTCATTGTCCAGACTATGTTGTGTTCTTGgctataaaataaacattaaaaattgttgaaGTTTTGAAAACCAAAGActtatcaaataaacaaatacatgttacaGAAATCTATGGATATGCCAAGTAAGTAGTAATTTACCGTTATGTATGGCATTTTGCTGAATTAGTACAATTGTCTTTTTCGATCAGTCCTGGGTAGATGTAGAATGTAGAAggattttcatttgaatatcagaGCAATTGgtttcatgcaaatataaaCTGTCGAAGATACTCGCACATGTTCATTGACGCAGTTTAATTTGTACTTCAAGTTAGcatgtatgtattaaatatattttatttgaattgtttctGACTGATTCTGTAAGTACATCCGTCTTTTCGTATTGATAAgcaatatattactttttttagGAAACGAAGTAAAACTAAAGTAGTTACGCTAGACATGACGAtcatttttgtctgaaaccgcAATAAGCAGATTTGTGTGCTGTAGAACAATTTTGAATTTCGACTTAAGTTCATCatcaatgatataatataataaaagtaagCCCAAACTGCTGAAAAGTATcataatatcaaacaaattgtATACCATGGGCGCAGCTACTGTACTATATCAGCTTGTCACAGTTCATAGATTTCATATTATAGTGTATCTTTCAAATATAGTAGAAACAAGATATTGCTTTTATAACTAGTCTTGCTATCTTCGCTGATATTCATCTACATTCTGTTTGTGAAGATAAGTGCTGGGAATGATAAATGAAGTATGATATTTGCATACTGAGTGTCTAGCagacattattattaaatctttattgaatTAAGAAAATATCGAATCATTTTCAGATCGTTTTTAGATAagatttttagaaatattagtAAACGACTGTGTTCTACGGAAAATAATCGCATAATCAGGAAATGTTTAACCCTAATATTATAAGTAtggtataataaaaaatgaacggTATGATTTTAGATCATTTTTATGATCATAGTGATGCTTTCATTATTAGAGtatttgaaaatatagtttttaaccTTGCTAAGGTTATGTGGTAGTCTTTGAATGTCTTTATCGTACCTTTTAAGGGCTAGCCCTGTTGCTCCGCCTTGATTTACACGTCTGTTGGTGATTACCTAATCAGTTTACATGCTATTTGTTTACCTTATTCTTCACTATTTTAAAGGTGATGTTGACTCTGATGAGGCTTTTATTGTAAACTTTGCAATCATTGATAACTATTTGGACAAATGTGCGGTTATAGCATCACAAACTAGTTTAAGACCCAGTAAACTCGTGTTCCATTGGACTcgtgttttactgaccgttccattATGGATAtctcattatttattataaatgatattaaattgtttCGTCACTCACATTCcgagttattgaaataatacacaACTAACTTACTACTTAACTAAAATAACGCCAAATTGGACGTTTCG encodes:
- the LOC128223202 gene encoding uncharacterized protein LOC128223202 produces the protein MGPGHQGGGTGDGVVLMGPGHQGGAKVDGVVLMGPGHQGGGTGDGAGGGTGDGVVLMGPCDQGDATGDGAVLMGPGHQGGGTGDGAVLMGPCDQGGCTGDGAD